TTCACAGCAGGATGCACTGTCGTTATGCTTTATTACAGCTCTAATATCCACGTAGTCACCATCGACTATAGTACTTTTATCGTTAAATCCATCATTATCCGGCATGTTAAAACTATCCAAATCACCATCAAAAACAGATTCCATGGGACCCGGTTTCCTCTCTAAAATGTTTATAATGTGAGAATCTTTTACCTCTCGCttccattctttgaattcttcttcacctgaTATTAGGATACCGATAAGCATAGATGGatccaaatcttgaatGGCCAATTTACCGTAGTTGGAAGAATGACACGAGTCGTAAAAAGAGCGCTCTTGATGAGATGGCGAAAGGAATGGTTGTGCAGTATGAGGATCTAGATATAGCAATTCGTTCCCCTGATATCCAATAAAATAAAGTGACGAAGAGGGCCTGCCCCCAGCTATGCCCacagaaaattttgatccCAATAACCTTTTAATATCATTCCAATAAAATTCGTTAACCGCATTAATACCCAATTTAACACCTAATAACAAAAGAATTCTACTATCCTTAGACTCATTGAAAACTTTCATCACATCTTCTTCGTAGACGTCTCCAGAAGATACTGAAATTTGACAATCGTCAATCCCACATTGTTTAAATCCACGTATTAGACTTTGGATACTTCTCGAAGTGGCAGCAGGTCCAAACCATTCTCCAGGCCTTTTACTTGATAATTCCATCCCCTTAGATACAAAATTGTGAATCGAAAACGGTGCATCTGGAATGTCTACAAACCAATCAATGATAGATATTTCCTCAGGTTTCAATTCTGATCCAATACGATATCCACGACCCAACCGAGCAATTTGTAATGCATTACCCAGTAAACTCTGACCGGTACGTATCATGCAACCCCATCCGACATCAGTATTAAAACATGCTGGATTGTTAATCGCATTCTCAATAGCATTTATAGGATTTTCCCTGATGAGAAAATGGAAACTTAATGGTGAAGGTCCCCCTGGTACTGCTGGAATTGGCATGAACCTTGTTCTATATGTAAAATGCAATCTAGACCTCACATCTGATAAGAAATCCGGattttcattactattCTTACTGAAAAGACCACCAATCAGACGAGCGAGATAGGGTTCGTTAACATTCTTATTTTCTTCCCCTGCcccattattattatcaagTGGTAAAACCGGATAAGATTCTCCTAGCAACACATAGTCTTCTTGATTGACCTCATTCTGATCTGAACCCCCATCACCACCTGGATCATCACCCTGTATTGACATCTTGGACAAATAATTCATGATAATAAGTTCTCAAATCCCAAAATTTATCTTCTCACCAGATGATCCTTTTTCTATAAGGTTAAGTTGTACATAAGTTAGCTTTATCTTGTAAACTCTTTTAACAACACAAACTACCTTTAAACAAAGAactaaaaatttgattcaaaagacAAAGGAAACGCGCACTCTGAGTGCTAGAACAGTTCGATTTCAAAATGGCAAAACGTCATAATCATTATAGAGGCCGTGGTACCGGTCGTGGTACTGGTCGTGGTGGCCGTAGACATCATGGTAGCTCGAGAGGAAGAGGTGGTGGAAAATTCTCCAAAGGAAAAGGTAGACATCAATCTAGCAGGTCAAAGGGGATGCCACCGCTCGGAAATGGTGATCTAAGCAATCCTGACACGGAAGATGTGTTCTTTGGTGACCATATCGACCCCAGCACTGTGGAAGATTACTACTTTGGCCGTCACAAGGACAAGTCCATGTCGATGGGTGGTTTTAGACCAGGACAACGTGAAGAGAAGCCTGGTAGTAAGTTGGCGTTTCGTAAAAGACCTATGGCTTTTGTTAAGGCTATCGATGTCTACGACCCATCGCATGATCTTATTGAAACATTGAGAAGAGAGAATAGCCATTTGATTAAACCTGATGTACAAGAgggtgatgatgaaaatgatgatatgCAAGAAGAATATGGtgatgaaagtgatgatgGGAATGAAGCTGAGaatgaggaagaagaagaagaagaagaagaagaagaagaagaagaagaagaagaagaagaagaagaagaagaagatgatgatgatgagcTAGAGCTAGAAGAAGAGCAAGAGGCAGTTGAAGAACAGAAGGATGAGGAACAGGAAAAAGCggatgaggatgaggaTATGGACAAACAAGAAACTTCTGATGTTACTGCggttaaagatgaagatttatATGTAATGGATGATGAAGGCGAAGAAGCTGGTGTTGACATAAAATCTGTGCACGTGGAAGAAACGGACACTACAGCTAATAATACCGAATATGATCCTACGATAACCGTTGGTAAAGTCCAGCTTTCTGTGAAACAAGATGAGCCTGAGGAATCAGTAGATAACCGCCATGTCGATAGTCCACAGCTTTCGGGAACAATGGGAAGTCTCAAAATTTGTGAAAGTGCTTCACCACCCCCAGATCAATCACAAGATCCACAAGACCCACAAGAGCTGCCGTTTGGTATGGCGGAAGAAGATTCGCTAGTCGATTTATCTGAAATTTCCATAACAAACGTCAGAGTTGGATTTGCGGATGATTCCTACTTTGTTAAATGTTTCCGTATGTTTGGTGATCATGAACCAAAGTGGGTGGATAGAGACAATTTATCAGATTTTATCCTAGAAGAGTTAAATTATCCTGAACATCGTCTTGGTGCATATTTgcaattcatcaaagaatcCCTAATAAAACAAGAAGAACCAGAGCCAACGTATTCAGATATACCGCTTTCAGATTCAGATTCAGATGAATATGGAGAAGAAGGTTACTTCaggaaagaagaaagtgtAAGTTCAGATATGAGAGAAGGacttgatgatttgattgCATATACGGAGAAATACAATGTTGGACGTAACATGGAATATGAGACTTCTACACTTAATTCCGTTGGTAAaggtaaaaagaagaagctaCTTATTGATGAATCATTAGGTTTGGATTCAGCTACCATTTCTACTTTAGAAGACAAGTTTAGAAATAGAATAGAATCAAAGGCAAACAAAAGAAGGACTAAGCAAGATTTCATAGATGAAATGAACCAATTTTCTGAagatttgttcaaaaaataCCCCATTGGATTGCATATACAAAATATTAAAGATGAGTGTGAGTTCTTTTTACTAAAAGAGAGAGATAGATTAAGTTTCCCACCATTAGATCCTCATGGTAATAATGTTGTCTTAAAGATGTCGCATCATTTCAATTTAAAAGGTTATAGAGAAGGTTCCGGTAAGGGTACGCATGTAGTTGCACAAAAGACGAGAGCCACTGAGAGATATTCACCCGACTATAATCGTGTGCACCAATTGTTGAGACAACGTCCAGTTTTCTACAGAATTGATGTAAATCGTCCAGGTAAAACAACCACAGAGAGGTTTAAAACACAAAAGGCTAAATTCCATGCCAACGAAGGTGAAGTTGTTGGTCAAGATGCGCCTGCCATTGGCTCAGAAAATGTTGGTAGAAGAATGTTGGAAAAACTGGGTTGGTCCAATGGTGAAGGCCTAGGTGCTCGTGGTAATAAAGGTATTGCCGAACCACTAATGGCCAGAGTGAAAAAGAGTAAATCAGGGCTTAAGCAATCTCAAGAACAATAAGAGGAAACTAGTGGGAGTAAATATAatacattttccaatctgTTTAACCTATTTcacatatatatgtatatgtaaTCCTAATTTATCATATAATAGATGGAAAATGATCTGGCGCGTCAGAACGTATACGCACTCACATAAACAAACACACACAAAAGCTGAAGATTATACAAAGAACACCATTGAATTTGTGGTAATCGAAACTCGTTCTTCTTGTGAGGTGAAATTGGGGAAGGAATGAGCTACCTAGAAAAGAGAATCTCTTCCCATAGCGGGTTACCCACAAgagaagaagtggaagaagaacagaaatTCGATTTCACCCGTGGTCAAAATTCTGAGTATAACTATTCTATGTTTGGAGCTGCTGGTAGTCCCAAACAGGGCAATCCTTGGAGTTTTATTGACGTCATTAACCCAAAGAAACATGCACTAGCCTTTgccaaagaattggataataaAAGAGGCATACCGATTGACAACAGCAAAGATAATACGGATGATAGTAATGGAAGTGGTAATACTAACAATACAATTACGAACACAAATGAATTTACAGGAGATGGGTCATCACAGTCAACTATAAGAAGACTTCCATCGGGTGCTAAACCTACTTCTACTGGGCATACGATTCAGGCAACGACGCCAGTCAAATCGAGCGCTAATAATGCAAACCCTAATGAACAACAAAATTTAAGCGATGTAGTGGGTCAGTCTACACCGTTGACTCTGGAGAAAAATCGGAGACCTGCTACTCAAAATTCTGACGATGCTAAAGATTATGATGGGTTGGTTAAAGAGACACATTGGCTTCATGAGGAAATTGCACAGTTGAAGGATCAATTATTGCGTTCTGAATCTcagaaagtggaaaaagATGCTAAGATTGTAGAATTGGGTGAATCCTTGCAAAATAAATCTTCCAGTTTACAAAATAATCTAagggaaaaggaaaatagTATTAGTACtttacaagatgaaataaagaagttgaaagaaCAATGGGCAATTGGTaacaaaagaaatgaaagtgaaatGGACAAAAAACTACAACTAATTCAAGAAATGGAGCGGCGTAGTCAAGAAGCAATTCAAGAGTTAAAACTATCTCATCAAAGAGACCAAGATTCCCtgaatgaaaaattgaaaaaactggATACTAATTGGCAcgaaaatttggaaaatgaaaaacaAAAGTTGATAGCAGATATCGATAGTTTAGAGGCAGAATACGATAATAAGACAACAGAATTCCAAAACACTatcaaggaaaaaataCAACAGTTAGAAGTAAGTGACGAGGCCCTACGTAAGAAAACACAAGAATTAGACTCTCTTCGAAATGATATGTGTAAAAAAAACGATGAATTGGCTaataaattggaagaattagaagaagtacggaaaaatttgaaagataaaGATTCTGAACTGGCTGGAAAAAGTAAGGAActacaagaattacaatcCAAGTGCGAACAAAGGGAGCGTAACCTACaaaatgatttgaaatctaAAGATGAACGAATCAACGTGTTATCAGATCTTTTAAAACAAAGAGATCAAAATATTAGTCACAAAGATGAACGAATCACCGAATTATCAGATCTTTTAAAacaaagagatcaagaTATTAGTCacaaagatgaagaaaatcgCCAAAAAGTTAGGGAACTGAAAGCTCTTGAGGCCAAATTTTCTGAgaaaaatgatgaattcTCACGGAAATCTAAAGATTTCgatcttttacaagaatcGAGAAAGGAGGTATTAAGCGCCAAGTCACAAGTGGAACAACAATTAAGAAAGTCAGAAATTCAAACTAAAAAAGTTGAAGATCGTTTCCATAGACAACGCATGGATTACAATGAACAGATTAAACAGTTGCAGCAGAGTCTTgaggatgaaaagaaacGTCATGATAATCTAAAGGATAAGATGAAAGAAGTGGATCAATTTGCCCAATACatagaagatttagaattgttcGAAATAAAATTGGGCAACCTCATCGTGGAtacttttaaaaaaagCCATGAAACTAAAAATCTCGATCCTTTCTTTATTGATACTTTTAAAGACGTAATAGGTTTCC
The genomic region above belongs to Zygosaccharomyces rouxii strain CBS732 chromosome F complete sequence and contains:
- the SQS1 gene encoding Sqs1p (weakly similar to uniprot|P53866 Saccharomyces cerevisiae YNL224C Hypothetical ORF), whose protein sequence is MAKRHNHYRGRGTGRGTGRGGRRHHGSSRGRGGGKFSKGKGRHQSSRSKGMPPLGNGDLSNPDTEDVFFGDHIDPSTVEDYYFGRHKDKSMSMGGFRPGQREEKPGSKLAFRKRPMAFVKAIDVYDPSHDLIETLRRENSHLIKPDVQEGDDENDDMQEEYGDESDDGNEAENEEEEEEEEEEEEEEEEEEEEEEEDDDDELELEEEQEAVEEQKDEEQEKADEDEDMDKQETSDVTAVKDEDLYVMDDEGEEAGVDIKSVHVEETDTTANNTEYDPTITVGKVQLSVKQDEPEESVDNRHVDSPQLSGTMGSLKICESASPPPDQSQDPQDPQELPFGMAEEDSLVDLSEISITNVRVGFADDSYFVKCFRMFGDHEPKWVDRDNLSDFILEELNYPEHRLGAYLQFIKESLIKQEEPEPTYSDIPLSDSDSDEYGEEGYFRKEESVSSDMREGLDDLIAYTEKYNVGRNMEYETSTLNSVGKGKKKKLLIDESLGLDSATISTLEDKFRNRIESKANKRRTKQDFIDEMNQFSEDLFKKYPIGLHIQNIKDECEFFLLKERDRLSFPPLDPHGNNVVLKMSHHFNLKGYREGSGKGTHVVAQKTRATERYSPDYNRVHQLLRQRPVFYRIDVNRPGKTTTERFKTQKAKFHANEGEVVGQDAPAIGSENVGRRMLEKLGWSNGEGLGARGNKGIAEPLMARVKKSKSGLKQSQEQ
- the ATG4 gene encoding cysteine protease ATG4 (similar to uniprot|P53867 Saccharomyces cerevisiae YNL223W ATG4 Cysteine protease required for autophagy cleaves Atg8p to a form required for autophagosome and Cvt vesicle generation mediates attachment of autophagosomes to microtubules through interactions with Tub1p and Tub2p), which codes for MNYLSKMSIQGDDPGGDGGSDQNEVNQEDYVLLGESYPVLPLDNNNGAGEENKNVNEPYLARLIGGLFSKNSNENPDFLSDVRSRLHFTYRTRFMPIPAVPGGPSPLSFHFLIRENPINAIENAINNPACFNTDVGWGCMIRTGQSLLGNALQIARLGRGYRIGSELKPEEISIIDWFVDIPDAPFSIHNFVSKGMELSSKRPGEWFGPAATSRSIQSLIRGFKQCGIDDCQISVSSGDVYEEDVMKVFNESKDSRILLLLGVKLGINAVNEFYWNDIKRLLGSKFSVGIAGGRPSSSLYFIGYQGNELLYLDPHTAQPFLSPSHQERSFYDSCHSSNYGKLAIQDLDPSMLIGILISGEEEFKEWKREVKDSHIINILERKPGPMESVFDGDLDSFNMPDNDGFNDKSTIVDGDYVDIRAVIKHNDSASCCEKDDGFQDIHCKKQHIVVIGDRSCSTTSQDVEVEKVLVEHETVGVPEPQHNEVADIL
- the CNM67 gene encoding Cnm67p (weakly similar to uniprot|Q07732 Saccharomyces cerevisiae YDL239C ADY3 Protein required for spore wall formation thought to mediate assembly of a Don1p-containing structure at the leading edge of the prospore membrane via interaction with spindle pole body components potentially phosphorylated by Cdc28p), with the protein product MSYLEKRISSHSGLPTREEVEEEQKFDFTRGQNSEYNYSMFGAAGSPKQGNPWSFIDVINPKKHALAFAKELDNKRGIPIDNSKDNTDDSNGSGNTNNTITNTNEFTGDGSSQSTIRRLPSGAKPTSTGHTIQATTPVKSSANNANPNEQQNLSDVVGQSTPLTLEKNRRPATQNSDDAKDYDGLVKETHWLHEEIAQLKDQLLRSESQKVEKDAKIVELGESLQNKSSSLQNNLREKENSISTLQDEIKKLKEQWAIGNKRNESEMDKKLQLIQEMERRSQEAIQELKLSHQRDQDSLNEKLKKLDTNWHENLENEKQKLIADIDSLEAEYDNKTTEFQNTIKEKIQQLEVSDEALRKKTQELDSLRNDMCKKNDELANKLEELEEVRKNLKDKDSELAGKSKELQELQSKCEQRERNLQNDLKSKDERINVLSDLLKQRDQNISHKDERITELSDLLKQRDQDISHKDEENRQKVRELKALEAKFSEKNDEFSRKSKDFDLLQESRKEVLSAKSQVEQQLRKSEIQTKKVEDRFHRQRMDYNEQIKQLQQSLEDEKKRHDNLKDKMKEVDQFAQYIEDLELFEIKLGNLIVDTFKKSHETKNLDPFFIDTFKDVIGFRTKQQDKSFQDLQSKIDALELKNQELIIQIEHQWKSKVESEHQELEQHKYELEQLQKRFKNTEDKLATTQAKLEIYQEEKSVLLKEKESVLQSNVALNEEFANYKSNSLNKDQERFLELVGKIEEQTELIRKLQDDIKNSTETTGQLESQLEILHKEFDSKSSELDELHSSVYKLKGDPSRKITFEVARRSRPDINAITYENLMVNKVDSIDMVELQNIVKNLILLLDIPFNKLTKKSPLVAIYLKYERPIFSHFANRLHYQMFNEPIDMKRFANEAYGQYTEDHDMRAIKHPLQSCLDNLYQRLVSKI